One Fusobacterium sp. IOR10 genomic region harbors:
- a CDS encoding D-alanyl-D-alanine carboxypeptidase family protein, translating to MKIYLLNMLLIFFLNLNVIVGKEVEAIEKVDSPQYKSYILGDENGHVLFGENIEKKNPLASLTKMMTLLVTFDAINSGTISKTDLVPMDKESNSLGGSRIWIKTGTKLTVEELIKATAIHSANNAAYALAKYIGGGNADNFVKMMNEKSKELGLDQEISYYTPTGLPPSMTGKKMDVGTAEGIYKLSEEALKYKNYIEIASQKKAEILNGKIKFNNRNKLLGKEGIYGIKTGHHDAAGFNIAIASEVKNLSIIYVVLGSPNEVTRDKKVENDIREFYTKFKYERILNKDIPIGVSKIINGEDRFVELYPDKNIEKIYKKDGKIKLILEVNEKIKAPIKEMDTLGHFKLLLNNKIISEGKIISKNNIGKRI from the coding sequence GTGAAAATATATTTACTTAATATGTTGTTGATATTTTTTTTGAATTTAAATGTTATAGTGGGAAAAGAAGTAGAGGCAATTGAAAAAGTTGATAGTCCACAGTATAAATCTTATATTTTAGGGGATGAAAATGGGCATGTTTTATTTGGAGAAAATATTGAGAAGAAAAATCCATTAGCATCATTAACAAAAATGATGACACTTTTAGTTACTTTTGATGCGATTAATTCAGGAACCATTTCTAAAACAGATTTAGTTCCTATGGATAAGGAGTCAAATAGCTTAGGAGGAAGTAGAATATGGATAAAAACAGGAACAAAATTAACTGTTGAAGAATTAATAAAAGCAACAGCAATTCATTCGGCTAATAATGCAGCTTATGCTTTAGCTAAATATATAGGTGGGGGAAATGCCGATAATTTTGTAAAAATGATGAATGAAAAATCTAAAGAACTAGGGTTGGACCAAGAAATATCATATTATACTCCTACAGGGTTGCCACCAAGTATGACTGGAAAAAAAATGGATGTAGGAACAGCTGAGGGGATCTATAAACTATCAGAGGAAGCTTTAAAGTATAAAAATTATATAGAAATAGCTTCTCAAAAAAAAGCTGAAATATTAAATGGAAAGATAAAATTTAATAATAGAAATAAGTTATTAGGAAAGGAAGGTATTTATGGAATAAAAACTGGACATCATGATGCAGCTGGTTTCAATATAGCAATAGCTAGTGAAGTAAAGAATCTCAGTATAATTTATGTTGTATTGGGAAGTCCAAATGAGGTTACTAGAGATAAAAAAGTAGAAAATGATATAAGAGAATTCTATACTAAATTTAAATATGAAAGAATTCTAAATAAAGATATTCCAATAGGAGTTTCAAAAATTATTAATGGTGAGGATAGGTTTGTAGAATTGTATCCAGATAAAAATATTGAAAAAATATATAAAAAAGATGGGAAAATAAAATTAATTTTAGAAGTTAATGAAAAGATAAAGGCACCTATAAAAGAAATGGACACATTGGGACATTTTAAATTGTTATTAAATAATAAAATAATAAGTGAAGGGA